The following coding sequences lie in one Alicyclobacillus curvatus genomic window:
- a CDS encoding iron-sulfur cluster-binding protein: protein MTAETRHTATNHASSDDGFAQGVLGRSRHALQDDFLRAAVRFTADRLRGKKQTATTSLGRWEEWRERGRQIRSHTVANLDYYLGQFADNVTAAGGHVYFAADAAEARAVVQSIMREKQARRVVKSKSMVSEEIGINHVLEAEGIEVVETDLGEYIVQLAKETPSHIIIPAIHKNRQQIKELFTEAGGENLTTDTKTLTAFARRTMRDKFIHADVGITGCNFGIAESGSVVLFTNEGNADMVTNLPSTHIVLMGMERLLPTFADLETMANLLPRSATGQSITTYMSVLTGCRRPTDVDGARDMHLIILDNGRSRQLGDLKMQHILNCIRCGACLNVCPVYRQIGGHAYGSVYPGPIGAVLSPVLNDGEKYSDLPYASSLCGACSEACPVKIPLHDLLVHLRQRHVDSGQTKRTERLAFKGFQFAFSKPGRLSLAMKVARFGQKPLSKNGRIESKIGPLRGWTEGRDAPTVAQSSFRERWTSLQKELHQFGNTDNKRHGDLNGDLNGDRNGELNNGSSLNQESRDRKGDGRHE from the coding sequence GTGACAGCGGAAACGAGGCACACAGCCACGAACCACGCTTCATCTGATGATGGCTTTGCGCAAGGTGTACTTGGCAGGTCGCGCCATGCACTCCAGGATGATTTTCTGCGGGCTGCAGTGCGGTTCACAGCGGATCGGCTGCGGGGGAAAAAGCAAACAGCAACAACGAGTCTCGGACGTTGGGAAGAGTGGCGGGAGCGTGGCCGGCAGATCCGCAGCCACACGGTTGCCAACCTCGACTACTATCTGGGCCAGTTTGCGGACAATGTCACTGCTGCAGGGGGTCACGTATATTTTGCCGCTGATGCTGCGGAGGCAAGAGCTGTGGTCCAGAGCATTATGCGCGAGAAACAAGCACGGCGGGTGGTGAAGTCGAAGTCGATGGTCTCGGAGGAGATTGGCATCAACCACGTGCTCGAGGCAGAAGGCATTGAAGTGGTGGAGACAGACCTTGGCGAATACATTGTTCAGTTGGCGAAGGAGACACCGTCGCACATCATTATTCCGGCGATTCACAAAAACCGGCAGCAGATTAAGGAACTTTTCACCGAGGCTGGCGGCGAAAATTTAACCACCGACACAAAGACCCTGACTGCTTTCGCACGCCGCACCATGCGCGATAAGTTTATCCACGCGGACGTCGGCATTACTGGCTGCAACTTTGGGATTGCGGAGTCGGGGAGTGTTGTCTTGTTCACAAACGAGGGCAACGCAGATATGGTCACCAACCTTCCGTCCACGCACATTGTCCTGATGGGTATGGAGCGGCTTCTGCCGACCTTCGCAGACTTGGAGACGATGGCCAATCTGTTGCCACGATCCGCTACGGGCCAGAGCATCACCACGTACATGTCGGTTCTGACCGGCTGCCGCAGACCGACCGATGTCGACGGGGCACGGGACATGCACCTCATCATCCTTGATAACGGCCGCTCGCGCCAGCTAGGTGACCTCAAAATGCAACACATCCTCAACTGCATTCGCTGCGGTGCTTGTCTCAATGTCTGCCCAGTTTACCGACAGATTGGCGGTCACGCGTATGGGTCAGTCTACCCGGGACCGATTGGAGCGGTATTGTCCCCTGTGCTGAACGACGGTGAGAAATACAGCGATCTCCCCTATGCATCAAGTCTCTGTGGAGCATGCTCTGAGGCATGTCCCGTGAAGATCCCACTGCATGATTTGCTCGTGCATTTGCGCCAACGGCATGTCGATTCGGGGCAGACGAAAAGAACGGAAAGGCTGGCATTCAAAGGGTTTCAGTTTGCCTTTTCGAAGCCGGGGCGCCTAAGTTTGGCCATGAAGGTTGCGAGATTCGGACAAAAACCACTCAGTAAGAACGGGCGGATTGAGTCTAAAATCGGGCCGCTTCGTGGATGGACCGAAGGGCGCGATGCACCTACGGTGGCGCAATCTTCGTTCCGGGAACGCTGGACTTCTCTGCAAAAGGAACTTCACCAGTTTGGGAACACAGACAACAAGCGGCATGGTGACCTGAATGGTGACCTGAATGGTGACCGGAATGGTGAACTGAATAACGGATCGAGCTTAAACCAAGAAAGCAGGGACCGAAAGGGTGACGGTCGACATGAATAG
- a CDS encoding FMN-binding glutamate synthase family protein — MENEIRSASIEPLHKPLGSSRTFPHFEGLLFSPVQFIRKPVADDVPVNIETRLGPHARRPLKLSMPIMVSAMGYGVALSKSFSLALAKGTALAGTAFNTGQGPVLREHRANAKLMVVQYHGAFWRPSVHQLEQADMIEIRFGQGANAGAGTTVKIADLPPDVLSDFLANTDGMGNTPTQELVIPAGIPEIRTQSDLRQLIHHLKVAGHGVPIGVKLAASNYLEVEMEMALRAGADVIVIDGAQAGTHGSPAILVDDFGLPTLAALCRADEYLRLNRRRDHVSLVISGRIRTPGDMLKALALGADAVYIASAALFATAHKQVLKPLPFEPPTQIAWVNGTHAKEFSLDEGANSLATFLKSSSEELKSGIRALGKRSLSEVDRTDLVAWDSEVARITGLPLI, encoded by the coding sequence ATCGAAAACGAGATCCGTTCAGCAAGCATAGAGCCACTACACAAGCCTTTAGGGTCGAGTCGAACCTTTCCTCATTTCGAAGGGTTATTGTTCTCGCCAGTGCAGTTCATCCGCAAACCTGTCGCGGATGACGTTCCTGTGAATATCGAAACAAGACTCGGCCCACATGCGCGGCGGCCACTCAAGCTTTCGATGCCAATTATGGTCAGTGCAATGGGGTACGGCGTGGCACTCAGCAAATCATTTAGCTTGGCGCTGGCAAAGGGGACCGCTTTGGCGGGCACCGCGTTCAACACCGGTCAGGGCCCGGTGCTGAGGGAGCATCGCGCGAATGCGAAGTTGATGGTCGTGCAGTATCATGGTGCCTTTTGGCGCCCGTCGGTTCACCAGTTGGAACAGGCGGATATGATTGAGATCCGCTTTGGCCAAGGCGCAAACGCCGGAGCAGGAACGACGGTTAAGATAGCCGACTTGCCCCCAGATGTTCTCAGCGACTTTCTTGCCAATACAGACGGAATGGGAAATACACCGACACAGGAACTGGTGATTCCGGCGGGTATTCCGGAAATTCGCACGCAGTCGGACTTGCGGCAGTTAATTCACCACCTCAAAGTGGCGGGACACGGTGTTCCCATCGGCGTCAAATTGGCAGCAAGCAATTATCTCGAGGTTGAAATGGAAATGGCTCTTCGAGCAGGAGCGGATGTCATCGTTATTGATGGAGCACAGGCTGGCACACACGGGTCTCCAGCTATTTTGGTGGATGACTTTGGTTTACCGACACTGGCAGCCCTTTGTCGTGCGGATGAATACTTGCGTCTCAATCGGCGAAGAGACCACGTTAGTCTTGTTATCTCGGGACGTATTCGGACACCTGGGGACATGCTAAAAGCCCTCGCTCTCGGTGCCGATGCGGTGTATATCGCGTCTGCAGCGCTGTTCGCAACTGCGCACAAACAGGTATTGAAGCCACTGCCGTTCGAACCCCCCACTCAAATTGCATGGGTCAATGGCACACATGCGAAAGAATTCTCCCTTGATGAGGGGGCGAACAGCCTTGCCACGTTCCTAAAAAGTTCGAGTGAAGAGTTAAAGAGTGGGATTCGGGCCCTTGGCAAACGTTCATTAAGCGAGGTCGACCGCACGGATCTCGTGGCATGGGACAGCGAAGTGGCGCGAATCACGGGCTTGCCGCTCATCTGA
- a CDS encoding (Fe-S)-binding protein: MKVSLFVTCLVDNLYPQVGEAMVRILDRIGVEVVFPAGQTCCGQPAFNSGYTDEARASARTLVDAFEDAEYVVSPSGSCTGMIHHYYEELFANDLKRAQKAKELAAKSFEFSQFLVSVLGVTDVGASFPHRVTYHPSCHGARLLGVKDEPLTLLRNVRDIELVDLPYATDCCGFGGTFAIKMGDISTAMVTEKVDHVQETRADVVVGTDMGCLMNIGGRMSREGLRVRPMHIAELLYEGIHKGVIAQ, encoded by the coding sequence GTGAAGGTATCTCTTTTTGTGACTTGTCTTGTGGATAATCTGTACCCACAGGTCGGGGAAGCCATGGTGCGGATCCTGGACCGCATCGGTGTCGAAGTCGTCTTCCCCGCAGGTCAAACGTGTTGTGGACAGCCTGCTTTCAACAGTGGTTATACAGACGAGGCAAGGGCGTCGGCGAGAACCCTCGTAGATGCGTTTGAGGATGCGGAGTATGTCGTGTCACCATCGGGATCGTGCACAGGAATGATTCACCACTATTACGAAGAGTTGTTTGCAAATGATTTGAAGCGAGCGCAAAAGGCGAAAGAACTTGCTGCAAAGTCGTTTGAGTTCTCGCAGTTCTTGGTCAGTGTACTCGGGGTGACTGACGTTGGAGCGAGTTTTCCACATAGAGTGACTTATCACCCTTCTTGCCATGGGGCGCGGTTGTTGGGTGTGAAGGATGAGCCGCTGACGTTGCTTCGTAACGTCAGAGACATCGAGCTCGTCGACCTTCCCTACGCAACCGACTGCTGCGGGTTCGGTGGAACCTTTGCCATAAAGATGGGGGACATCTCGACGGCGATGGTAACCGAGAAAGTAGACCATGTTCAGGAGACTCGAGCGGACGTCGTCGTTGGGACGGACATGGGCTGTCTGATGAACATTGGCGGGCGCATGAGTAGGGAGGGGTTGCGAGTGCGGCCAATGCACATCGCAGAGTTACTCTACGAAGGGATTCACAAAGGAGTGATTGCGCAGTGA
- a CDS encoding PspA/IM30 family protein yields the protein MGMFKRAAEMMEAKVSKLLNRLEDPNEMLDLSYEKMVSNLQDVKRHLADVVTEQKSLEAQMAKTEKEIAGYEESARAALKLEREDLAKEALLRKQQEVEHLEQLRQGHERIVTQVEKLKDMERKYRDRIESFRTQKEVTKATYQAAQSQVKVSESITGIGKELGGVAETMQRAQDKTDQMVARASAIDSLTDEGVLEDPLDKRDKTTRELDDIRKHAAVDDELERMKQELNK from the coding sequence GTGGGCATGTTTAAACGGGCAGCAGAAATGATGGAAGCAAAAGTCAGTAAGCTACTCAATCGACTGGAAGACCCGAACGAAATGCTCGATCTGAGTTACGAAAAAATGGTGAGCAACCTTCAAGACGTAAAAAGACATCTGGCAGATGTCGTCACAGAGCAAAAATCACTTGAAGCCCAGATGGCGAAAACCGAGAAGGAAATCGCCGGCTACGAGGAATCTGCACGTGCGGCCCTCAAACTTGAGCGCGAGGACCTTGCAAAAGAGGCCCTGCTCCGTAAGCAACAGGAAGTGGAGCACTTGGAGCAATTACGACAGGGTCACGAACGCATCGTCACCCAAGTGGAAAAGTTGAAAGACATGGAACGCAAGTATCGCGATAGGATAGAGTCATTCCGAACGCAAAAAGAAGTCACCAAAGCCACCTATCAGGCTGCGCAGTCACAGGTTAAAGTCAGTGAATCAATAACGGGCATCGGCAAGGAGCTTGGCGGGGTTGCCGAAACAATGCAGCGAGCACAGGACAAGACAGACCAGATGGTAGCACGGGCAAGCGCCATCGATTCGCTCACTGACGAAGGTGTACTTGAGGATCCGCTCGATAAGCGCGATAAGACAACGCGCGAATTGGATGACATTCGTAAGCACGCCGCCGTTGATGATGAACTCGAGCGGATGAAACAAGAACTAAACAAGTAA
- a CDS encoding heavy metal-binding domain-containing protein yields the protein MGFFRRGKGPREQSAQDLAKQQERARQTVAALEHGQVPQYVRERIANQSQENYPWTSDLSVNEWLLLKQYGLKPLGMVMGSSIYHIGYSAASYGGSWGSGSIPVIEQALLEGRRLALRRMQQEAELMRAHAVVGVRLKHHLPDVNSHETEFTAFGTAVVLEGQTPPREPLLCTVSGAEFVKLVNAGSMPVSLGLGVSAYYQYTTRQDQWASNSWYNREVTTFTESVYATRHAAMQKLMQQVREHGGNGILAHETSLHVHEVEVERGENDDRTDHILEFVAMGTIVSSVHERAYPGVDTVLSLSSRRN from the coding sequence ATGGGATTCTTTCGACGAGGTAAGGGCCCGCGCGAACAGTCTGCGCAGGACTTGGCAAAGCAGCAGGAACGGGCAAGGCAGACCGTGGCCGCGCTCGAGCATGGGCAAGTCCCGCAGTACGTGCGCGAGCGGATCGCCAATCAGAGTCAAGAGAACTATCCGTGGACGAGCGACCTGTCTGTCAACGAGTGGTTGCTGCTGAAGCAGTATGGACTGAAGCCACTTGGCATGGTGATGGGAAGCTCCATTTATCACATTGGCTATTCGGCTGCGAGTTATGGGGGGTCGTGGGGCTCCGGATCGATTCCCGTCATCGAGCAAGCTTTGCTCGAAGGTCGACGCCTGGCTCTCAGACGGATGCAACAAGAAGCCGAGCTGATGCGGGCTCACGCGGTTGTCGGGGTACGCTTGAAACACCATCTTCCTGACGTGAACAGCCACGAAACGGAATTCACAGCATTTGGTACAGCTGTGGTTCTGGAGGGGCAAACGCCTCCTCGTGAACCACTCTTATGCACGGTGAGTGGGGCAGAATTTGTCAAGCTGGTTAACGCCGGATCGATGCCAGTATCCCTCGGTCTTGGCGTTTCAGCATATTACCAGTACACGACAAGACAGGACCAGTGGGCTTCAAACAGTTGGTACAACCGCGAGGTCACTACTTTCACCGAGTCCGTGTATGCGACACGTCACGCCGCGATGCAGAAGCTGATGCAGCAAGTTCGAGAACATGGGGGAAACGGTATTTTGGCGCATGAAACCAGCCTTCACGTTCACGAAGTCGAAGTAGAACGCGGCGAGAACGATGACAGAACGGATCACATTCTCGAATTCGTCGCGATGGGGACAATTGTTTCGTCAGTTCACGAACGGGCCTATCCCGGCGTCGATACAGTATTGTCGCTTTCTTCGCGCCGCAATTAG
- a CDS encoding cytosine permease, translating into MPVRGQDQSDAAFHIETEGIGVIAQSKRHGRPRELFFVWFAAVLTFTGVVTGQLFTALGLNVWESLLVAIICSASFAVLGYASATGPKAGTVTLTISRAVFGARANRVPAFFSWVTAVGWESVTMVLTVWAFLSLAQYVGLPSTGVGPTIIALIITLVLTYTVPILGHATLLTVQRILAFVLTICAVLVVVAIIPHVHWGYSTPVKDMAAAGAFPTFVLALSIGLASTFYGWVNFAADYSRYMPTQTPTRKIVGVTFAGGGIANFVMMGVGILLGTFISGSAYSANPVMAIAKAVPAWAAVPFLIAVIVGDITANYLNAYSSGMSFLSMGIRLRRYFAVAVDGVICTLIAIYAIFFSPNFVTFFQNFLDIMIVFIGPWAVIFLLNHRMVKGQYSAQGLSSDGPDSAYWYQGGTNWRAMTAYILGVIATFFSANGALWASPLTKTWFGGADVTAFAAPIVTGILYYVFTAGKASVPESSVDGSLS; encoded by the coding sequence TTGCCTGTACGGGGTCAAGACCAAAGCGACGCAGCGTTTCACATTGAAACAGAAGGTATTGGCGTCATCGCACAGAGCAAGCGCCACGGTCGGCCTAGAGAACTCTTCTTCGTTTGGTTTGCTGCAGTTTTAACTTTTACGGGCGTCGTCACCGGACAATTGTTCACAGCGCTAGGGCTGAATGTTTGGGAGAGTTTACTCGTCGCCATCATCTGCTCCGCGTCATTCGCAGTGCTCGGATACGCGTCAGCCACAGGACCGAAAGCAGGGACTGTAACGCTGACCATTTCTCGCGCAGTATTTGGCGCGAGGGCAAACCGCGTACCTGCTTTCTTTAGCTGGGTGACAGCGGTTGGCTGGGAAAGCGTCACGATGGTTTTGACCGTCTGGGCGTTTTTGAGTCTTGCTCAGTATGTCGGCTTACCTTCAACGGGTGTCGGTCCAACAATCATTGCACTTATTATTACGCTTGTGCTCACCTATACGGTTCCGATTCTCGGACATGCAACGCTGCTTACAGTTCAGCGCATCTTGGCCTTTGTACTCACCATTTGCGCAGTTTTGGTTGTTGTCGCCATTATTCCTCATGTCCATTGGGGTTATTCAACACCTGTTAAGGACATGGCTGCCGCAGGTGCGTTCCCGACTTTCGTGCTCGCCTTGTCGATTGGTCTAGCAAGCACATTTTACGGCTGGGTCAACTTCGCAGCTGACTATTCCCGTTACATGCCAACGCAAACACCGACTCGGAAAATTGTTGGTGTCACCTTTGCGGGCGGCGGCATCGCGAACTTTGTAATGATGGGTGTCGGCATTTTGCTCGGTACATTTATCAGCGGTTCGGCCTACTCAGCAAACCCGGTGATGGCCATTGCCAAAGCAGTACCAGCATGGGCTGCCGTCCCGTTCCTCATTGCTGTTATCGTTGGCGATATCACAGCCAACTATCTGAATGCATACAGCTCAGGAATGAGCTTCCTGTCGATGGGCATTCGCCTTCGTCGCTACTTCGCAGTCGCGGTCGACGGCGTAATCTGTACCCTGATTGCCATCTATGCAATTTTCTTCTCGCCAAACTTCGTAACATTCTTCCAGAATTTCCTGGATATCATGATAGTGTTCATTGGTCCATGGGCTGTCATCTTCCTCTTGAACCACCGTATGGTTAAAGGACAATACAGCGCGCAGGGTCTGTCCAGCGATGGTCCAGACAGCGCATATTGGTATCAGGGCGGAACCAACTGGCGGGCAATGACGGCTTATATTCTTGGGGTCATTGCAACGTTTTTCTCAGCCAACGGGGCACTGTGGGCAAGTCCACTAACGAAGACCTGGTTTGGCGGTGCAGATGTGACCGCATTTGCAGCACCAATTGTAACTGGCATACTGTATTATGTTTTCACTGCGGGCAAAGCATCTGTACCAGAATCAAGTGTTGACGGAAGCTTGAGCTAA
- a CDS encoding oxidoreductase, translating to MRITETFVVEVAKIEQMTATVKQYTLRPVDSSDRLPAFHPGAYIETIIHTQKAVLKRHYSICSSPAETGYYQIAIQKSAASRGGSVYWHEHVSVGKRLEISAPINHFALSRRARHHVFIAGGIGITPFIPMIFELTGTLDKALLEVRYTAHQEGISNPSNPSNPSNPFTPSDRLIRPWTSGSWELHFAAKSPEECPFYAWLTKYFPENTHFYFSKTGNRLTPNILRQQTIGTHLYLCGPQGLMQEFRDEARRIGYPKQSIHLEAFRANTGDDDAFEVSLARQNRRLTVAPNETLLQALRAEGIDVASSCEVGGCGTCVIGVLAGKVDHRDFYLTEEEQCQNNEMVTCVSRAREGHLVLDL from the coding sequence TTGCGGATTACGGAGACGTTCGTTGTCGAAGTGGCGAAGATTGAACAAATGACAGCAACAGTCAAACAGTACACATTGCGACCCGTGGACAGCTCAGACCGCCTGCCTGCCTTTCATCCCGGAGCCTATATCGAGACCATCATTCATACTCAGAAAGCAGTTCTCAAACGGCATTATTCCATCTGTAGCTCACCGGCCGAAACAGGCTATTACCAGATTGCGATTCAGAAGAGTGCTGCTTCACGCGGGGGGTCTGTGTATTGGCATGAACACGTCTCTGTGGGTAAAAGGCTCGAAATCTCCGCCCCCATTAACCATTTTGCCTTAAGTCGACGAGCCCGGCACCACGTGTTTATCGCTGGGGGAATCGGCATCACGCCATTCATACCGATGATATTTGAACTGACTGGGACACTGGATAAAGCACTTCTCGAAGTACGCTACACAGCGCATCAAGAAGGAATATCGAACCCATCGAACCCATCGAACCCATCGAACCCATTCACCCCGTCCGACCGACTCATCAGACCATGGACAAGTGGGTCTTGGGAATTGCATTTTGCTGCAAAATCCCCGGAAGAATGCCCTTTTTACGCATGGTTGACGAAATATTTCCCAGAGAATACACACTTTTATTTCTCAAAAACTGGGAATCGATTGACCCCGAACATCCTGCGCCAGCAGACCATTGGCACCCACCTATATTTGTGCGGACCACAAGGACTCATGCAAGAGTTCCGGGACGAAGCAAGGCGTATTGGCTATCCAAAGCAAAGCATTCATCTTGAGGCATTTCGTGCAAACACAGGAGACGATGATGCGTTTGAAGTGAGTCTCGCTCGCCAAAACCGGCGATTGACTGTCGCACCGAATGAAACCTTGTTGCAAGCCCTGCGTGCAGAGGGCATCGATGTTGCATCGTCGTGTGAGGTTGGTGGTTGCGGGACGTGTGTGATTGGTGTGCTTGCAGGTAAGGTTGACCACAGGGATTTTTATCTGACTGAGGAAGAACAGTGTCAAAACAACGAGATGGTGACTTGCGTATCGCGGGCCAGAGAAGGTCACTTGGTACTCGACCTATAG
- a CDS encoding lactate utilization protein C yields the protein MNRADFLGHISARLGRDRAPVEAPERDVIGVPEFWSEMHLSPDARLPMFRDKLTALGGDVRVVKDIPELQSELTTVFAQLGPKKVGIWNDPELREWLGQALTSHDKSHDVLTWGVDAPHEFTQTDVGITGATYAIADTGTLVLSCGGGRGRSVHLLPAVHLAVVGASQIRDRLGEALTELTSESLDSYIHFVTGPSRSSDIENDQSIGVHGPAAEIVIVVEAL from the coding sequence ATGAATAGGGCGGATTTTTTGGGACACATCTCCGCGAGGCTCGGTCGTGACCGCGCACCCGTAGAGGCACCGGAACGGGATGTCATCGGGGTGCCGGAGTTCTGGTCGGAGATGCACTTGTCGCCTGATGCGCGTTTGCCAATGTTTCGTGACAAACTGACCGCTCTTGGCGGCGATGTGCGTGTTGTCAAAGACATTCCAGAACTTCAAAGCGAGTTGACGACTGTTTTCGCACAACTCGGTCCGAAAAAAGTCGGTATCTGGAACGACCCAGAACTGCGCGAATGGCTGGGGCAGGCGCTCACAAGTCATGATAAGAGTCATGATGTGCTGACATGGGGTGTTGACGCCCCTCACGAGTTCACACAAACCGATGTTGGTATCACAGGTGCCACGTACGCTATTGCGGATACAGGCACTTTGGTCCTTTCCTGCGGCGGCGGTCGTGGTCGGTCTGTCCATCTACTGCCAGCTGTGCATCTAGCTGTGGTTGGGGCGAGTCAAATTCGTGATAGGCTCGGTGAAGCGCTGACAGAACTGACGTCCGAAAGCCTCGATTCATACATTCACTTTGTGACAGGGCCAAGCCGCTCGTCCGATATCGAAAACGACCAGAGCATCGGCGTTCACGGGCCTGCTGCAGAGATTGTGATTGTCGTAGAAGCCTTGTAG
- a CDS encoding heavy metal-binding domain-containing protein, which yields MAGVNQDLPQHALERLHGLRSQGNPKGVFTSDLSVNEYLLVRETGFEPIGMVMGSSVYHIGVQVGRWGQNMELDNLTQAMYHARELAMSRMEEEADALGADGIVGVRLKINRYEWGNDLAEFIAIGTAVVARPDAGIADAPKSFRTFHGKPFTSDLSGQDFWTLLRSGYRPLAMVMGTCVYHVAHQGLLKSISQMGQNQEQPNFTQALYDARELAMERMQTEAHEEQAEGIVGVHIDEGSYGWASHIIEFFAVGTAVTPLRSDHTIQTPNLMLSLND from the coding sequence TTGGCAGGAGTTAACCAAGATTTGCCGCAGCACGCTTTGGAACGTTTGCATGGGTTACGCAGTCAAGGAAACCCAAAAGGTGTCTTTACGTCTGACTTGTCGGTGAACGAATACCTGTTGGTCAGAGAAACCGGATTTGAGCCAATCGGTATGGTGATGGGGAGTTCCGTGTATCACATCGGCGTCCAGGTGGGGCGTTGGGGGCAAAACATGGAGCTCGATAACCTAACACAAGCCATGTACCACGCTCGCGAACTGGCGATGAGCCGGATGGAAGAAGAAGCCGACGCTCTTGGTGCGGATGGCATTGTTGGCGTACGCCTGAAAATCAATCGCTACGAATGGGGTAACGATCTCGCTGAGTTTATCGCCATCGGCACTGCCGTTGTGGCTAGGCCAGATGCGGGTATTGCCGATGCACCGAAGAGTTTTCGCACCTTCCACGGCAAGCCGTTCACCAGCGACTTGTCGGGACAAGATTTTTGGACACTTCTCAGATCCGGTTACAGACCGCTCGCAATGGTCATGGGCACCTGCGTCTATCACGTGGCACACCAAGGGCTCCTGAAGAGCATTTCGCAAATGGGTCAGAATCAGGAACAGCCAAACTTTACGCAGGCCTTGTATGACGCGCGCGAATTGGCGATGGAACGCATGCAAACAGAAGCTCATGAGGAACAGGCGGAAGGAATTGTCGGCGTGCATATCGATGAAGGGTCCTACGGGTGGGCGTCACACATCATCGAGTTCTTTGCTGTAGGCACAGCCGTCACACCTTTGCGCAGCGACCATACGATTCAGACACCAAACCTGATGTTGTCTCTGAACGACTAG